Proteins encoded together in one Bradyrhizobium sp. CB82 window:
- the gshB gene encoding glutathione synthase: MKLNVAVQMDPIARINIRGDSTFALLLEAQKRGHGLSYYTPDKLSQLGDELVAPVQLLTVRDEPGNHFTLGEPRREALNGFDVVLLRQDPPFDLAYITSTHFLECIHPKTLVVNDPVSVRNAPEKLFVMNFPQLMPPTLISRDLDEINAFREQHGAVVMKPLHGHGGAAVFRVMPQDMNFGSLYDMFSVTFREPWVIQQFIPEVKHGDKRIILVNGEFAGAVNRVPAPDDLRSNMVRGGAAQATDLTPREREICETVGPALRERGLLFVGLDVINDRLTEINVTSPTGIRAIARLGGPDIAAKIWDVIEKKRSK; this comes from the coding sequence ATGAAACTGAACGTCGCCGTCCAGATGGATCCCATCGCCCGCATCAACATCCGCGGCGATTCCACTTTTGCTCTGCTTCTGGAGGCGCAGAAGCGCGGCCACGGGCTGTCCTACTATACGCCCGATAAGCTGTCGCAGCTCGGCGACGAGCTGGTCGCTCCGGTGCAGCTCCTCACCGTACGCGACGAGCCCGGCAATCACTTCACCCTCGGGGAGCCCAGGCGCGAGGCGCTGAACGGCTTTGACGTGGTGCTGCTGCGCCAGGATCCGCCGTTCGATCTCGCCTACATCACCTCGACGCATTTCCTGGAATGCATCCACCCCAAGACGCTCGTCGTCAACGACCCCGTGAGCGTGCGCAACGCGCCGGAAAAGCTGTTCGTGATGAACTTTCCGCAGCTGATGCCGCCGACGCTGATCTCGCGCGACCTCGACGAGATCAACGCCTTCCGCGAGCAGCACGGCGCCGTCGTCATGAAGCCCCTGCACGGCCATGGCGGCGCCGCGGTGTTTCGCGTGATGCCGCAGGACATGAATTTTGGCTCGCTCTACGACATGTTCTCGGTGACCTTCAGGGAGCCGTGGGTGATCCAGCAGTTCATCCCCGAGGTCAAGCACGGTGACAAGCGCATCATCCTGGTCAACGGCGAGTTCGCCGGCGCCGTCAACCGCGTCCCGGCTCCCGACGATCTCCGCTCCAACATGGTGCGCGGCGGCGCGGCGCAAGCAACCGACCTCACCCCGCGCGAACGCGAGATTTGTGAAACAGTCGGACCTGCGCTGCGCGAGCGCGGCCTCCTGTTCGTCGGCCTCGACGTGATCAACGACCGGCTCACCGAGATCAACGTCACCTCGCCCACCGGCATCCGCGCCATTGCACGGCTTGGCGGTCCGGACATCGCGGCGAAGATCTGGGACGTGATCGAGAAGAAGCGAAGCAAGTAG
- a CDS encoding YraN family protein, whose product MAKTDGAGPAEPKAPSPERVAAFQTGISAESRAAAFLIAKGYRILARRFRTPHGEIDIVARRRNLIAFVEVKARASLDGAAFAVTPRQQQRIIDAAQGWLATHPEHAEFELRFDAMLIAPRSLPRHVMAAFDAST is encoded by the coding sequence ATGGCGAAAACTGACGGCGCCGGGCCGGCGGAACCGAAGGCGCCCTCGCCCGAACGTGTCGCCGCGTTCCAGACCGGCATTTCTGCGGAAAGCCGCGCTGCGGCCTTCCTGATCGCCAAGGGCTATCGCATTCTGGCGCGACGCTTCCGCACGCCGCATGGCGAGATCGACATCGTGGCCCGCCGGCGCAATCTGATTGCCTTTGTCGAGGTCAAGGCCCGTGCCAGCCTCGATGGGGCCGCCTTCGCCGTGACACCGCGCCAGCAGCAGCGCATCATCGATGCCGCGCAGGGCTGGCTTGCGACGCATCCCGAGCATGCCGAATTTGAATTGCGATTCGACGCCATGCTGATTGCGCCGCGGTCTCTCCCACGCCATGTGATGGCGGCATTCGACGCCTCGACCTGA
- the cpaB gene encoding Flp pilus assembly protein CpaB, whose protein sequence is MNTARIVVLVIALGAGGVAAYLASGYENTPAPATTPVAAQLPTVEVLVARADIGLGQTVKQEDLQWQTWPASAASGSFIRREGRPDAVTQIAGSIARTPLMQGEPIREQKLVKADGSGFMAAILPTGMRAISTEISAETGAGGFILPNDRVDVLLTRRDKNAGANNNGGGGDVVSTETILSNIRVLAIDQAPKEKDGQNSVVGKTVTLELKPEQAETLARSRQTGQLTLALRSIVDAKVAEKSDDEQPVKRGASVNVVRYGVSSTSSQK, encoded by the coding sequence ATGAATACCGCACGCATTGTCGTTCTCGTCATCGCGCTCGGCGCCGGCGGCGTCGCCGCGTATCTTGCGAGCGGCTATGAGAACACGCCGGCACCGGCGACAACACCCGTGGCCGCGCAGCTGCCCACCGTCGAGGTTCTCGTCGCAAGAGCCGACATTGGCCTCGGCCAGACCGTCAAGCAGGAAGACCTGCAATGGCAGACCTGGCCGGCGTCCGCCGCGAGCGGCAGCTTCATCCGTCGTGAAGGCCGCCCCGACGCCGTAACCCAGATTGCCGGCTCGATCGCGCGCACACCGCTGATGCAGGGCGAGCCGATCCGCGAGCAGAAGCTGGTGAAGGCAGACGGCTCGGGCTTCATGGCCGCGATCCTGCCCACGGGCATGCGGGCGATCTCGACCGAAATCTCCGCCGAGACCGGCGCAGGCGGCTTCATCCTGCCGAACGATCGCGTCGACGTGCTTCTCACCCGGCGCGACAAGAACGCGGGCGCCAACAATAACGGCGGCGGCGGCGACGTCGTGTCCACCGAAACCATCCTGTCGAACATCCGCGTGCTGGCGATCGACCAGGCACCGAAGGAAAAGGACGGACAGAACAGCGTCGTCGGCAAGACGGTGACGCTCGAATTGAAGCCCGAGCAGGCCGAGACGCTGGCCCGCTCGCGGCAGACCGGCCAACTGACGCTGGCGCTGCGCAGCATCGTCGACGCCAAGGTTGCCGAGAAATCCGACGACGAACAGCCCGTGAAGCGCGGAGCCAGCGTGAACGTCGTTCGTTACGGCGTTTCAAGCACATCGTCACAGAAGTGA
- the pncA gene encoding bifunctional nicotinamidase/pyrazinamidase, with protein MLDRRKVLAGVSTVALASLVSSKLWAASAIKPDDASALLVIDVQNCFLPGGSLAVKEGEQVVPVINKIAKSFANVVMTQDWHTPGHVSFASVHSGKKPFETIDLPYGKQVLWPDHCVQGTDGAALSKDLSIPQAALIIRKGFHKDVDSYSAFMEADGKTTTGLAAYLKSRKIKRVFVAGLATDFCVAWTALDARKTGFEVYVVEDACRGIDTQGSLAKAWADMAKAGVKRIQSGDIAVTA; from the coding sequence ATGCTGGATCGGCGCAAAGTACTCGCGGGCGTTTCCACTGTTGCTCTCGCGAGCCTCGTTTCAAGCAAGCTCTGGGCAGCGTCGGCGATTAAACCCGACGATGCCTCCGCACTGCTCGTGATCGACGTGCAGAACTGCTTCCTGCCCGGCGGCAGCCTCGCCGTGAAGGAAGGCGAGCAGGTGGTGCCGGTGATCAACAAGATCGCAAAATCGTTCGCCAATGTCGTGATGACGCAGGACTGGCACACGCCGGGGCACGTGTCGTTTGCGTCAGTCCATTCCGGCAAGAAGCCGTTCGAGACCATCGACCTGCCGTACGGCAAGCAGGTGCTGTGGCCCGATCATTGCGTGCAGGGCACCGACGGCGCCGCGCTCTCGAAGGACCTGTCGATCCCGCAGGCCGCGCTCATCATCCGCAAGGGTTTTCACAAGGACGTCGACAGCTACTCGGCTTTCATGGAAGCCGACGGCAAGACCACCACGGGGCTCGCCGCTTACCTGAAGTCGCGCAAGATCAAGCGCGTGTTCGTCGCAGGGCTCGCCACCGATTTCTGCGTAGCCTGGACTGCGCTCGACGCGCGCAAGACGGGCTTCGAGGTCTATGTGGTGGAAGACGCCTGCCGCGGCATCGACACCCAGGGCTCGCTGGCAAAGGCCTGGGCCGACATGGCGAAGGCCGGCGTGAAGCGGATCCAATCGGGCGATATCGCGGTGACGGCGTAA
- the rsmI gene encoding 16S rRNA (cytidine(1402)-2'-O)-methyltransferase, producing MRAKAAPINTPEGAAEPAAHGFAVGAHHFSASKAAPGLYLVATPIGNLGDITLRALETLAGVDIIACEDTRITRRLTERYGIAAQLKPYHEHNAEAARPKILAALAQGGSIALVSDAGTPLISDPGFKLVREVSAAGYAVHALPGPSSVLAALSVSALPTDRFFFEGFLPAKSTARRKRLTELARIDATLVLFDSGNRVQETLADLAEVMGNREAAICRELTKLHEEISRAQLSELARQADTLETRGEFVLVIGPPAADAQEMTPDALDDLLREQLANGSVKDAVAHAVELSGRPRREVYARALELAKDLRGGDGEN from the coding sequence ATGCGCGCAAAAGCCGCCCCGATAAATACGCCTGAAGGTGCGGCGGAACCCGCCGCGCACGGTTTTGCCGTTGGTGCCCATCACTTTTCAGCCAGCAAGGCGGCGCCGGGCCTCTACCTCGTCGCCACCCCCATCGGCAATCTCGGCGACATCACCTTGCGGGCGCTCGAGACGCTCGCCGGCGTCGACATCATTGCCTGCGAGGACACCCGGATCACGCGGCGGTTGACCGAGCGCTACGGCATCGCGGCGCAGCTCAAACCCTATCACGAGCACAATGCGGAGGCGGCGCGGCCAAAGATCCTGGCGGCGCTGGCGCAGGGCGGCTCGATCGCGCTGGTCTCCGATGCCGGTACGCCGCTGATTTCCGACCCCGGCTTCAAGCTGGTGCGCGAGGTCTCTGCCGCAGGTTACGCGGTGCATGCGCTGCCAGGTCCTTCGTCGGTGCTGGCGGCGCTGTCGGTTTCGGCACTGCCGACCGACCGCTTTTTCTTCGAAGGCTTTTTGCCGGCCAAATCAACCGCACGCCGCAAGCGCCTGACCGAGCTCGCCCGGATCGATGCGACCCTGGTGCTGTTCGACTCCGGCAATCGCGTGCAGGAGACGCTGGCCGATCTCGCCGAGGTCATGGGGAATCGCGAAGCCGCGATCTGCCGCGAGCTGACGAAGCTGCACGAGGAGATTTCGCGCGCGCAGCTCAGCGAGCTCGCGCGCCAGGCCGATACGCTGGAGACCCGCGGCGAATTCGTGCTGGTGATCGGCCCGCCGGCAGCCGATGCGCAAGAGATGACGCCGGATGCGCTCGACGATCTGCTGCGCGAACAGCTCGCGAACGGCAGCGTCAAGGACGCGGTCGCGCATGCGGTCGAGCTCTCGGGGAGGCCGCGACGCGAGGTCTATGCCCGCGCGCTCGAGCTCGCCAAGGATTTGCGGGGTGGCGATGGCGAAAACTGA
- a CDS encoding penicillin-binding protein activator yields MPGPRYPKSPISASPSSGATRRSALGLLLGTPLLSACAGVQQSLSQFSNPFSSSAPQPGPAGPPQQATTAGTGGVKVGLILPLSAAGNAGLAAQSMRNAAEMALAEFQNPNVQLLIKDDNGTPQGAQGGAQQAVDEGAEIILGPLFAQSVPAVAQVARTRGIPVMAFSTDASIAGRGVFLLSFLPESDVNRIVEYSASIGKRSFAALLPENAYGNVVEAAFKAAVPRRGGRVVAFEKFGGDRATPARTVAQALGSADALFIADDGDSVVAVADALTAAGANLRNIQLLGTGLWDNPRVYASQALQGGLYAAPDPAGFRAFSGRYRTKYGAEPVRTATLAYDAVALVAALARTQGTTRFSQDVLTNPSGFAGIDGLFRFRADGTNERGLAVMKVTTGGGVAVAGSPKSFGA; encoded by the coding sequence ATGCCGGGTCCGCGTTACCCCAAGTCTCCCATCTCCGCTTCCCCTTCGTCGGGGGCGACCCGGCGCAGCGCGCTTGGGCTCTTGCTCGGCACGCCCTTGCTCTCGGCGTGCGCCGGCGTGCAGCAGAGTCTGAGCCAATTCTCCAATCCATTCAGCTCATCCGCCCCCCAGCCGGGGCCCGCCGGGCCGCCGCAGCAGGCTACCACCGCCGGCACCGGCGGGGTGAAGGTCGGCCTGATCCTGCCGCTGTCGGCCGCCGGCAATGCCGGGCTCGCCGCGCAGTCGATGCGCAACGCCGCCGAGATGGCGCTCGCCGAATTCCAGAACCCGAACGTCCAGCTCCTGATCAAGGACGACAACGGCACGCCGCAAGGCGCGCAAGGCGGCGCGCAGCAGGCGGTCGACGAAGGCGCGGAGATCATCCTGGGGCCGCTGTTCGCGCAGTCGGTGCCGGCGGTTGCGCAGGTCGCGCGCACGCGCGGCATCCCGGTGATGGCGTTCTCGACCGATGCCAGCATCGCTGGCCGCGGCGTCTTCCTGTTGAGTTTCCTGCCCGAGTCGGACGTCAACCGCATCGTCGAATATTCCGCCAGCATCGGGAAGCGCTCCTTCGCGGCGCTACTACCGGAGAACGCTTACGGCAATGTGGTGGAGGCGGCCTTCAAGGCGGCCGTGCCGCGGCGGGGCGGACGCGTCGTTGCGTTCGAGAAATTCGGGGGCGATCGCGCTACGCCGGCTCGCACAGTGGCGCAGGCGCTCGGCAGTGCGGATGCGCTGTTCATCGCCGATGACGGCGATTCCGTCGTCGCGGTGGCCGATGCGCTCACCGCGGCGGGCGCGAACCTGCGTAACATCCAGCTGCTCGGCACCGGGCTGTGGGACAATCCGCGCGTCTATGCGAGCCAGGCGCTGCAAGGCGGTCTCTACGCCGCGCCGGACCCGGCGGGTTTCCGCGCCTTCTCCGGTCGCTACCGCACGAAATATGGCGCTGAGCCGGTGCGCACGGCGACGCTCGCCTATGATGCAGTGGCGCTCGTCGCAGCGCTCGCGCGCACCCAAGGCACCACGCGCTTCTCCCAGGACGTTCTCACCAACCCATCCGGTTTTGCCGGCATCGACGGTCTGTTCCGCTTCCGCGCCGACGGCACCAATGAGCGCGGCCTTGCGGTCATGAAGGTGACGACCGGCGGCGGCGTCGCCGTCGCGGGCTCGCCGAAGAGTTTTGGGGCATAG
- the hrcA gene encoding heat-inducible transcriptional repressor HrcA: MAHHDPIHLIAPRAGLAQLNERSRDIFRQIVESYLATGEPVGSRNISRLIALPLSPASVRNVMADLEQLGLIYAPHTSAGRLPTELGLRFFVDALMQVGELNEAERQSIQSQLTTVGHAQSVEAVLEEALTRLSGLTRAAAVVLTPKSNARLKHIEFVRLEPERALVILVGEDGQVENRVLTLPPGVPSSALTEASNFLNARIRGRTLAEARLELETALGQARAELDQLTQKVISAGIASWSGGESEDRQLIVRGHANLLEDLHALEDLERVRLLFDDLETKRGVIDLLGRAETAEGVRIFIGSENKLFSLSGSSTIISPYRDAAGHIVGVLGVIGPTRLNYARVIPTVDYAARIVSRLLGG; encoded by the coding sequence GTGGCCCATCACGATCCGATTCATCTGATCGCGCCGCGCGCGGGCCTCGCCCAGCTCAACGAGCGTTCTCGCGACATCTTTCGTCAAATCGTCGAAAGTTATCTGGCGACCGGCGAGCCGGTCGGCTCGCGCAATATTTCCCGCCTGATCGCGCTGCCGCTGTCGCCGGCCTCGGTGCGCAACGTCATGGCCGATCTGGAACAGCTCGGCCTGATCTACGCCCCGCATACCTCCGCCGGCCGGCTGCCGACGGAACTCGGCTTGCGCTTCTTTGTCGACGCCCTGATGCAGGTCGGCGAGCTCAACGAGGCCGAGCGGCAATCGATCCAGAGCCAGCTCACCACTGTCGGCCACGCGCAATCGGTCGAGGCGGTCCTCGAGGAGGCGCTGACGCGGCTGTCGGGCCTCACCCGCGCCGCGGCCGTGGTGTTGACGCCGAAGTCCAATGCGCGGCTGAAACATATCGAATTCGTCCGCCTGGAACCCGAGCGGGCGCTGGTGATCCTGGTCGGCGAGGATGGCCAGGTCGAAAACCGCGTGCTGACGCTGCCGCCCGGGGTTCCCTCCTCGGCGCTCACCGAGGCTTCCAACTTCCTCAATGCCCGTATCCGGGGCCGCACCCTGGCCGAGGCTCGGCTCGAGCTGGAAACCGCACTGGGCCAGGCACGCGCCGAGCTCGACCAGCTCACCCAGAAGGTCATTTCGGCGGGCATCGCGAGCTGGTCCGGCGGCGAGAGCGAGGACCGCCAGCTCATCGTGCGCGGCCACGCCAATCTGCTGGAAGACCTGCATGCGCTGGAGGATCTCGAGCGGGTGCGGTTGTTGTTCGACGATCTCGAGACCAAGCGCGGCGTGATCGACCTGCTCGGGCGTGCCGAGACCGCGGAGGGCGTGCGTATCTTCATCGGCTCGGAGAACAAGCTGTTCTCGCTGTCGGGTTCCTCGACGATCATCTCGCCCTATCGGGATGCCGCCGGTCACATCGTCGGCGTTTTGGGCGTGATCGGGCCGACGCGGCTGAATTATGCCCGCGTGATCCCGACCGTAGACTATGCCGCCCGCATCGTCAGCCGCCTCCTGGGTGGCTGA
- the rph gene encoding ribonuclease PH encodes MRPSRRAPDELRPVTLERGVVKYAEGSCLVKFGDTHVLVTATLEDRLPPWLKGQGRGWVTAEYGMLPRATSERTRREASAGKQSGRTVEIQRLIGRSLRAIVDLEALGERQITVDCDVLQADGGTRTASITGAWVALADCINWMKTRNMIKANVMRDNVAAISCGIYQGTPVLDLDYAEDSEAETDANFVMTGDGRIIEVQGTAEREPFTQDEFLSLMALARKGVARLVDLQKMAVA; translated from the coding sequence ATGCGGCCAAGCCGCCGTGCGCCCGACGAATTGCGCCCCGTGACGCTGGAGCGCGGCGTGGTCAAATATGCGGAAGGCTCCTGCCTGGTAAAATTCGGCGACACCCATGTGCTGGTCACCGCGACGCTGGAAGACCGCCTGCCGCCCTGGCTGAAGGGCCAGGGCCGCGGCTGGGTCACCGCCGAATACGGCATGCTGCCGCGCGCGACCTCGGAACGGACGCGCCGCGAGGCTTCCGCCGGCAAGCAGAGCGGCCGCACCGTCGAGATCCAGCGCCTGATCGGCCGCTCGCTTCGCGCCATCGTCGATCTCGAAGCGCTCGGCGAACGCCAGATCACGGTCGATTGCGACGTGCTCCAGGCCGACGGCGGTACGCGCACGGCCTCGATCACCGGTGCCTGGGTCGCGCTGGCCGACTGCATCAACTGGATGAAGACGCGCAACATGATCAAGGCCAACGTGATGCGCGATAACGTCGCCGCAATCTCCTGCGGCATCTATCAGGGCACGCCGGTGCTGGATCTCGACTACGCCGAGGATTCCGAAGCCGAGACCGACGCAAACTTCGTCATGACCGGCGATGGCCGCATCATCGAGGTGCAGGGCACCGCGGAACGCGAGCCGTTCACGCAAGACGAGTTCCTGTCGTTGATGGCGCTGGCGCGCAAGGGTGTCGCGCGTCTCGTGGACTTGCAGAAAATGGCGGTGGCGTAG
- the hemW gene encoding radical SAM family heme chaperone HemW produces MSRAEKEAFGVYVHWPFCLSKCPYCDFNSHVRHAAIDEARFARAFGREIETTAERAPGREVTSIFLGGGTPSLMQPATVGAVLEAIGKHWRVASDVEVTLEANPTSVEATRFAGYRTAGVNRVSLGVQALDDVSLKMLGRLHSAREALDAVAIARRSFDRYSFDLIYARPDQTPAMWEGELRHAIEEAAEHLSLYQLTIEEGTPFFGLHQAGKLKTPDEAVARALYDVTQETCDKLGLPAYEISNHARRGAECRHNLVYWRGEEYAGIGPGAHGRLDIDGIRHATATEKRPEAWLMRVETNGDGVVTDELLNSEERADEFLLMGLRLAEGIDPKRYAALAGRPLDPRRIALLREEGAITVDTTGRLRVTSSGFPVLDAVVADLAA; encoded by the coding sequence TTGAGCCGCGCTGAAAAGGAAGCCTTCGGCGTCTACGTGCACTGGCCGTTCTGCCTGTCGAAGTGTCCTTATTGCGACTTCAACAGCCATGTCCGCCACGCCGCGATCGACGAGGCACGCTTTGCCCGCGCCTTCGGCCGCGAGATCGAGACCACGGCCGAGCGCGCGCCCGGCCGCGAAGTCACCTCCATCTTCCTCGGCGGCGGCACGCCGTCCCTGATGCAGCCCGCAACCGTCGGCGCCGTGCTGGAGGCGATCGGCAAGCACTGGCGCGTCGCAAGCGACGTCGAAGTCACGCTGGAAGCCAATCCCACCAGCGTCGAGGCGACCCGCTTTGCCGGCTATCGCACAGCCGGCGTCAACCGCGTCTCGCTCGGCGTGCAGGCGCTGGACGATGTCTCGCTGAAGATGCTGGGCCGCCTGCACAGTGCACGCGAGGCGCTCGATGCGGTTGCCATCGCGCGCCGCTCGTTCGACCGCTACTCGTTCGACCTGATCTACGCGCGCCCGGACCAGACGCCGGCGATGTGGGAGGGTGAGCTCCGCCACGCCATCGAGGAAGCCGCCGAGCATTTGTCGCTCTACCAGCTCACCATCGAGGAAGGCACGCCGTTCTTCGGCCTGCACCAGGCCGGCAAATTGAAGACGCCTGACGAGGCGGTCGCGCGCGCGCTCTATGACGTCACGCAGGAGACCTGCGACAAGCTCGGCCTGCCCGCCTACGAGATTTCCAACCACGCACGCCGCGGCGCCGAGTGCCGGCACAATCTGGTCTACTGGCGCGGCGAGGAATATGCCGGCATCGGCCCCGGCGCCCATGGCCGCCTCGACATCGACGGCATCAGGCACGCGACCGCCACCGAGAAGCGCCCGGAAGCCTGGCTGATGCGCGTCGAGACCAACGGCGACGGCGTCGTCACCGACGAACTCCTGAACAGCGAAGAGCGCGCCGACGAGTTCTTGCTGATGGGATTGCGCCTCGCCGAAGGCATCGACCCCAAGCGCTACGCCGCGCTCGCCGGCCGCCCGCTCGATCCGCGCCGCATCGCGCTGTTGCGCGAGGAAGGTGCCATCACCGTTGACACAACCGGCCGCCTGCGCGTGACCAGCAGCGGATTTCCGGTGCTCGATGCGGTGGTGGCGGATCTGGCAGCGTAG
- the rdgB gene encoding RdgB/HAM1 family non-canonical purine NTP pyrophosphatase, producing the protein MHRRITGKLIIATHNPGKLAEMRELLAPHGVEAVSAGELGLPEPEETGKDFRNNAAIKAIAAAKVMGLPAFADDSGIVVDALDGAPGIYSARWAGPKKDFAAAMAQIERLLQERGATAPDKRKAHFVSALCVAWPDHHLEEVEARVDGTLVWPPRGTAGFGYDPMFLPDGHTRTFGEMESIEKHGLPPLGLGLSHRARAFVKLAEICLEPR; encoded by the coding sequence ATGCACCGGCGAATCACAGGCAAGCTGATCATCGCGACCCATAATCCCGGCAAGCTTGCCGAGATGCGGGAGCTGCTCGCGCCACACGGCGTCGAGGCGGTCTCGGCCGGCGAGCTTGGCCTGCCCGAGCCGGAGGAGACCGGCAAAGATTTTCGCAACAATGCCGCGATCAAGGCGATCGCCGCTGCGAAGGTTATGGGGCTTCCGGCCTTCGCCGATGATTCCGGCATCGTGGTCGATGCGCTCGACGGCGCGCCCGGAATTTACAGCGCGCGCTGGGCGGGCCCCAAAAAGGACTTTGCCGCGGCGATGGCGCAGATCGAGCGCTTGTTGCAGGAGCGCGGCGCCACCGCGCCCGACAAGCGCAAAGCGCATTTCGTCTCCGCGCTTTGCGTCGCCTGGCCCGACCACCATCTCGAGGAGGTCGAGGCGCGCGTCGACGGTACGCTGGTCTGGCCGCCGCGCGGCACGGCGGGCTTCGGCTACGACCCGATGTTCTTGCCCGACGGCCACACGCGCACCTTTGGCGAGATGGAAAGCATCGAGAAGCACGGCCTGCCACCGTTGGGCCTTGGCCTGTCGCACCGCGCCCGCGCCTTCGTGAAACTTGCGGAGATCTGCCTTGAGCCGCGCTGA
- the grpE gene encoding nucleotide exchange factor GrpE yields MTDQDRQPEDTTAPTGEPVVSKPYVMPDDPEPGSVETLQKEAAEARDRMLRTLAEMENLRKRTTKEVADARLYGITGFARDVLDIADNLQRALDAVPAEARANADPGLTALIEGVELTERSLLNALEKHGVKKFDPQGQKFDPNFQQAMFEVPDPSVPSGTVVQVVQAGYTIGERVLRPALVGVAKGGAKAAAAANTNEPNNAA; encoded by the coding sequence ATGACCGATCAAGACCGGCAACCCGAAGACACGACCGCGCCGACCGGCGAGCCCGTTGTGTCGAAGCCGTATGTGATGCCCGACGATCCGGAGCCCGGTTCGGTCGAGACCTTGCAGAAGGAAGCCGCCGAAGCGCGCGACCGGATGCTGCGGACGCTGGCCGAGATGGAGAATTTGCGCAAGCGCACCACCAAGGAGGTCGCCGACGCCAGGCTCTACGGGATCACCGGTTTTGCGCGCGACGTGCTCGATATCGCCGACAACCTCCAGCGTGCGCTCGATGCGGTGCCGGCCGAGGCGCGTGCCAATGCCGATCCCGGCCTGACCGCGCTGATCGAGGGCGTGGAACTCACCGAGCGCTCGCTGCTCAACGCGCTGGAGAAGCACGGCGTGAAGAAGTTCGATCCGCAGGGCCAGAAGTTCGATCCGAACTTCCAGCAGGCGATGTTCGAGGTGCCCGATCCGTCGGTGCCGTCGGGCACCGTGGTGCAGGTCGTGCAGGCCGGCTACACCATCGGCGAGCGCGTGCTGCGCCCGGCTCTCGTCGGGGTCGCCAAGGGCGGCGCCAAGGCGGCAGCCGCCGCCAACACCAACGAGCCGAACAACGCGGCGTAA